One Trichormus variabilis 0441 genomic window, CTAGGACTTTCTCAAATCCTTGTTGACACAATGTGACTACCGACCAATCTACATTGAGTAACTTGCTGACTCCACAAGCAATGTTAAACAGATAGCCGCTTAGTTCTCCAGTCCGATAGTTTAAAGATGATAAAAGAGCGATCGCCAGACGCTCACGTTGCCACATTTGATTTTGCAAAAAAATTCCATCATCAATGGCTTTAACCATAAATACCTATAACAAACTTCGGGAAATTATTTTTGAAATATCTATGTTAAATTGCGGTGAGAAACTTCTGATTATCTCCTCAAGAAGATATCAGTTTTATAGATATAAGCACTGAGATATTTATAATTTTTTAACTAATTAAACAAGAAGTAACTCAGTGTCAAGACTAAATTAAAACTGAAACTGTTAAATGCTGGGTTTTAACAATACACTACTGATAATATAAAGCCCAAGGGATTATTAATCTTTTGTGAAGTTCATCAGTAGAGATAGAATGTAGGTATTGCTATAATGGCTTTCGGAATCATAGAAGTTTTTAGGAAATTCTCAGCTTAAATTAATTTAATCACTAAGTAATATATTTTAATTAATATTAAAGAGATAAAATATCGGATACTTAACCTGCATATTTGAATTTAGGAACAAAAGCCCACAAGGATGGTATTCCAGATATAAAACCCCTAGCCAGTGGCAACTGACACGCGCAGCACAAGGAAAATATTTGGTATTTTATTGGTAATAACTACCCTATTTACTTTAGTCTGCAAGAGCGGTAATTGTAAATCAGCTATAACTAAAGATGTAGGGGTTAACAGTCAAGCTAAATTTAACAGCTTGATTTTATTATCAAAGCCTTATTTGCTACTCAAAAACAGTGAATAACATTAAAAAAAATTGGATAAATATCGACCCATTTTCCCTACAGTTACGCCTAACAGTTGGTATGGCTTCCTTTTCAGCTTTGGTATTAGGTAGCCTGGCTACCTGGACAAGTTGGAAGATGCAGCAAATTTTAATTGATAGCCGTAAACATGAGGTAGAACAAATAGCCAAGCGTTTACCACAAGACCTGCAAATTTATAGCAGAATGATGCAACCTGAGATGAGTTTACAAAAGGCTATTAATAATTTTGCGAATACTAACACATTGATATGGTTTAAAAATTCTAACAATGAAATATTATCAAAAACTGAAAATTTAGATTTATTACCTGACTCTTTGGTAGCTAAGTTAATGAAATTGACTCAGATGCCGATTAAAGCGCAAGTTTATCAAATTGATCCCAGCTATTTTGTTGTATGTGGAACTTCTATCAAAGTCCAAGGTAAGTTGTTGGGTGAGTTATTTGTAGTCAAGGATATTACCCGCGAACAAACCATGTTTGTAGCAATGGTGCGTAATTTAGGTATTACTAGTATTCTGGCAATTATTATTCTGACTGTAGCGATCGCATTTTATATCAGGCGCTCTCTACAACCTTTGCGCCAACTCAGTCAAATGACTGCTGTGATTTCTGCTGAAGATTTAGGGCAAGCCCAATTATATCTTGATAATGCTCCTAGCGAAGTCAAGGAATTAGCACAAACCTTAACTATGCTTTTATCCCGTCTTGCCCAATCCTGGGAACAGGAGCGGGAATTTGTCAGTAATGTTTCTCACGAATTACGTACACCCTTAACGATTGTATATGGTTATTTACAAAGCGTATTGCGGCGGCAAAATAATTTAACCCCTCTTCAACAAGAAGCTTTAGAAATTGCTGCATCAGAAGCGGAAAGAACTATCCGCCTGTTACAAGATTTACTAGATTTAGCAAGAGCAGATAGCGGTTATTTATACTTTCAGATGAAAACTTATGTGCTGAATGACATAGTTGCAGAAATTGTAGTCATGGCTGAAAAGTATAGCGATCGCCTAATTACTATCGAGTCAACAATTTCCCCTATTGAAGTGAAAGTAGATTACAGTCGCTTTAAACAAGTATTACTGAATTTGATTGATAATGCTGTTAAGTATTCTGAAGCTGATACACCCATAACCTTTAAGTTAGATCAACTTCAAGACACAGCAATTATTCAAGTTTGTGATCAAGGTTATGGTATTCCTTTGCAACACCAAGCCCGGATTTTTGAGCGATTTTATCGTATAGATGAATCTCGCTCCCAGGCGACTGGCGGCTGTGGTTTGGGTTTATCGATTGTCAAAACGCTGGTAGAGGGTATGGGAGGTAGTGTTAGCGTGCAATCAAAGTTAGGAGAAGGGAGCATATTTACAATAATTCTGCCGAGATAGACAAAGTATGAATCAATTCAAAATACCCTACAGGAAGCTAAAGCTAGAAAATTAAAGACAGCCATCCACAAGTAGTGAGTTTTTCAACTTAATTTTCTTATGAAAAAGAAATTAAATATAAAATTTTATATTTAGTTATTGAATTTATTAACTATAGGATTACTATTTGATTTTTCAATTATATGTAAGGTGGGAAATGCACACTAAAACCCTGATATGGTGGGCATTAACCACCCTACAGATACTTACGTTTATTCAATGTTTAAATATGATTCCTATAATTAGTTAATGAAGTATATTTCTTTAACTCAAGAGTCAGATATCAGATAAATTTGACTTCTGATTCCTGACTCCTAATTGCTCACGTATATACTAATTCTTATCATAAATATCGATTCTGGCTGTACCAACAGGAATATCTCCTGTCAATCCAACCCTTCTAGCCGTCACGCCGTAAAGCAGTACGTCTTGACCTAAGCTATTTCTTCGTACACCTGTTAGTTCTACTTCTACAGAAGCACCAGATGTTACAGGTTCATCAAAAGTGATTGACAAATTTTCTTTACTAATCTCTGTTTTAGCGGAAATTGCTTTACCTGATTCATCCCTAATTCTCACTCCATTAAAACGTTCCATTTGACTTGGTAATGAAATCATGAGGTCTTGCAAAGACATACCTACTACTGCCAGTCGAATAAAGTGATTACCATTACGGACACCAGAGTTTGTAATATGGGGAACGTTAACATTCAGCGCCACCTGAGATAGTTTGTTGATATTTGAACCAGATTGTTCATGTTTTACAGGTGTAGCTATAGCTACAGCAGATGTAGAAAGAATAAGAGCAGATAAGCTACCGTAAATTAGACTTTTCATGATGCAATTTTCATTTTTAGGTGAATTACTTGCTTGGTGTTAATCAAGCAGTGTAATTAACAGATTGCTTCATAAAGATGAATTCAAGCTGATATATAAATTAAAGCAGTATGAAATTTGTTGATCAATAATCTTATAAAAATTAGCGTGGATTTGAGAAGTTAGAAATTTTCTCAGGAAAAACTTAAAATTTCTTCAGGAAAAACTCACTTTTATCGTGACAGTTTATGTTAGCCTGATCAATCAGGATTTTTTAGCAAAATTTATATACAAAATTTTCTATATGGATAAAGCACAAAGCTAAGTAGAACAGGGTAAATAATGAAATATTCGTAGTGAGAAATTTAGTCCTCAAACAAAGACTAAATTCATTACTAAGAAATGAAGCCTAGCATTTTTACATCACTTGACATAACTTGGTTTTTTCAAGTCGTTCCACTTATGTGTTTACAGGTATTTAGAGGTGGTTTTAAGAATAGTGGCTGTACTTCACTGAGTTGAGAAATATTGTATTAACCAATGTTTTGAAAGACTAATTTAGAAGCTGAAATTAATTTTATAGACGAGATTCGGAAAAAAATATCTCATGCCTTTAGGATATGAATCAATAATATTGAATGACTCGGTTACAGAGATAACACTGATAACCAAGAAACTTAAGTGTCGAGTTATTTCTTAATAAACCCAGAGTTAGTTTAAGAGTGCAATTTTCTCGGACAATCACCGATGATAGGAACAAAAATATGACAGCACACATTCTTTTGGTTGAAGATGAAGTTAAACTAGCGCGGTTTGTCGAATTGGAACTGAGTAGTGAAGGTTACAAAGTCAGTGTTGCTCATGATGGAATTACTGGACTCACCTTGGCGCGGGAGTCAACGCCTGATTTAGCGGTTCTTGATTGGATGTTACCAGGACTATCAGGTTTAGAAATTTGCCGCCGTCTGCGAGCAACGGGTAATTCAATACCTGTAATTTTGTTAACTGCCAGAGATGAAGTGAGCGATCGCGTGGCAGGATTAGATGCAGGAGCTGATGATTATGTAGTCAAACCCTTTAGCATTGAGGAATTATTGGCAAGAATTCGCGCCCATCTGCGCCGCACCCAAGAAACAGATGAAGATTTATTGCAGTTTGAAGACCTAAGTTTAAATCGCCGCACTCGTGAAGTGTTTCGGGGTAACAGAGCAATTGAATTAACAGCAAAGGAGTTTGATTTATTAGAGTATCTTCTTTCCCATCCCCGTCAGGTTTTTACCAGAGATCAAATTCTCGAAAAAGTTTGGGGTTATGATTTTATGGGTGATTCCAACATCATCGAAGTTTACATCCGTTATTTGCGGCTTAAGTTAGAAGAACACAACGAAAAGCGTTTGATTCATACAGTCCGTGGTGTAGGATATGCACTACGAGAATATCCCAACAAATAATTTCACCGTGGAAAACTTACCAATTAAGAATTTATAGTGAAAAAGTGACCAATCACTCAGATTTCCATTGACTACGAACACAAAATCATTAGCAGGGGTTGCTACTGTATTCCCTGACGATTCCAGCTTTTTCCCCTTGAACAGCTGGTATCTAATGTTGTGGCCTTAGTTAAAAGTTTGATGGTTGTAGATGAATATAGGAATAATTGAGCCTTACAGTGACGGATTTTTGGAAGTCTTACCAGAAGGTGAAAGCAGCGACTATTGGCAAATTGCCGCTATACACATCAATGGTCAAGCTTACTGCCCTACTCCTCAGCTTTATCGTTCAGAAAAACTAGCCTTAGCAAAAGCTGCAAAAATTTATGATTGGATAGCTGAACAAGAATCAGGCACGAGTGATGGGACTTACTATTGTTCTCCATTGCAACTTATTCTCTGGCAGCAATCTAAAGCATCTTAATTCACCTGTGGGTAATGCTAGAGACTATGTTTAAACCCAAAACCAGAGCAGCGAAAATTTAAGCCTAGTTGTACGTTAGGGTGTGCTTTATTTAAGCACACTATTTCTCGTTTATGAAGTAACTACTTCCGCTACTAGCTATGATTTCATTTTGATTTCTCTATTTGCCACAAACGATTTTTGAATTGGTATAATAAAAAGTGTTTGACACTCAATGGTGTAGTAAAATTTTGCAAGAGTTAATAGCAAAATTAATTATGATTCAATGGCTTTTACCTATAGGATTGCCCATATTTGCTTTAATAACGGGACTGATTAGTGAAAAATTTATAATTAATAAGTTTAAAAACTTCGTCTATAAAAAAGAAATACCCGGAAGCCATATAATTTTTAAGTCTCTGCAAGGTATGCTCCTAACTTGGTTCATACTTGCGGGCATTTTAGGAGCAGTTATCGCTGCTCCTTTGAAGCCAGATTTTACTAATTTATTGCAAAAAATTATTACAATATTTTTCTTATCTTCACTGACATTAGTTTTAGCTAGGTTAGTTTCAGGTTTCATCAGACTATACACTTATAGAACAGAAAGAGCTACAGCGTCTTTAATTTCTAACTTAGCCAAAGCTACTGTTTTAGTTTTGGGTTGCCTAATTTTGTTGCAAACATTGGGAATTGAAATTACACCCATTATTACAACTTTAGGAATCGGTGGTTTAGCAGTTGGTTTGGCGCTACAAGATACACTAGCAAATTTATTCTCCGGCTTTCATTTAATTATTTCTAAGCAAGTTAGAACTGGAGATTATGTCAAATTAGATGCTGGACAAGAAGGTTACGTTACCGATATTTCTTGGCGTAATACCACAATTAAAGAGTTTTCCAATAATGTAATTATTGTCCCTAATTCTAAACTGGCCTCGGCAATCTTTACTAACTATCATTTACCAGCTAAAGAAATCACATTAACAATGAACGTCGGTGTTAGTTATGATAGTTATTTAGATCAAGTTGAAAGAGTGACGGTAGAAGTTGCCAAAGAAGTTATGCAGGAGATTGCCCCAGAATTAAAAGAACATGAGCCATATATAAGGTTCCATACCTTTGGGGATTTTAGTATAGATTTTACATTATATATGCGTGTCAACGAATACTTTGACCAGCGTATTGGCAAACATTTATTTATTAAAAAACTACACAAACGCTATCAGGAAAATGGTATTTCAATTCCTTTTCCTGTGAGAAATGTGTATATTCAAGATCCCAATAACAATTAGAGAAGAGAAGCAAATAGTTGATATTTTGTTTTTTGTGCATACTTCTGCTGTTGTCATCGCTGATTAGTCAGGGTTGCATAACTGGCACAGGAAGCCAGTAAGACAAGATATTTTAGCGATCGCTTTGCAAAGTGCATGAAAATGATTATCATTTAAAAATGAATTTACCAATTATTACTGTTGTTGCCGGCCTTACTGGCAGTGGCAAAACTACCTGGATTTGCCAACAAATACGAAACACCACCTCCCATGAAAACATCATTTACTTTAGTCCTGGGACTGGTAAAGTTCCCATCGACCATACACGCATAGCAGCAGAATTCCCAAAAGTCAAAGTTTTCAGTGATGGGCAAGAAATCGAGTTTTTGTCCGAACTGGCAACAGCCGGAAATGCTTATATAGAAATAGGGTTTTATTTAGAATTAAGCGCTATCCAAACAATATTAGATAATTTACCTTATCAAGCCGTAGCTGTTTTACCAGCAAACCTCCCAAACTCTGAGTACCATACCTGGGCCAAAAAAATTATTATTGGTGCAGATATTAATGCCACCATCATACCCACCCAAATGTGGCGGGTACCCAGCAACGGTCAAGTGATTGACGAAGATAGTTTAAAAGAGTTTTGGTACGAAATTACTCATGGTGCTTATGGTGTAGTTAACCGTGCCAAGGGTATTTTTGATGTTGCTGATGGTAGGTCACTTTATGCAGATTTTGTCGCAGGTATACCTACGACTGATTTTCTGGAATTAGACTTACCCCGCCACTTAGCAGGCAGACCGCAAAGGTTTAGTGGTATAGAAGTATTGGGAAAAAACTTAGATGAGTCGGCAATGAGACAGACTTTGGCAGATTGCTATTTAACAGATGCAGCGATCGCACAATACCAAGAACAGGTAACACAAATTTTACTAGAGGAGGGTAGCGAGTGAAAATAGCAGTTATGTCCTGCATTCATAGCAACTATGAAGCCTTAGATGCAGTTTTGTTAGATATTGACCAACAAAAAGCCGACCAAATCTATTGTTTAGGTGACTTAGTAGGATATGGCCCATATCCTAATGCTGTCGTCGCACAAATTCGCTCATTAGATATTCCCACCTGTGTAGGCTGTTGGGATGAAGATATTGTGGAAGGTTTAAACTCCTGTGAGTGTAGTTACCCTTCACTGTTAGCGGAAAAACGCGGTAAACTCGCCCATGAGTGGACACATAAAGAACTCCATCAAGAAAACCAAGAATTTCTCGCTCAATTACCCCACACCTTACGTCAAGACAACTTGGTTTTCGTTCATGGTAGCCCCCAAAGCAACCATGAGTATTTATTACCAGAACTTGATGCTTTTGCCGCCTTAGAAAGAGTGTTTTCCACAGATGCAGATGTGCTATTTTGCGGACATACTCATGTACCTTATGTCCGTACCCTAGATGCAGGCAATTTACAAGTGTCCGTCAAAGGTGTGGGAATAGAACAGAAAGCAATTAACTTTTCTGCTTCAGTAAAACGAATTGTCAATGTAGGTTCGGTAGGAGAACCGAGACACGGGCGACCAAATGCCACTTATGCTATTTATGATACCGATACTCAAGAAGTAAATCTCAGAGAAGTACCTTACGACTATCAAAAAACCTGTGCCGCCATCATCGAACAAGGTTTACCTCCCATCTTTGCTTGGCGTTTAGCCCAAGGTTTGGAATATGCAGAAAGGGCTGATGACCCCACTCATGTTTGTACTCGATGAAGGGGATTGGGTATTGGAGATTGGGGACTGGGGACTGGGGACTGGGGACTGGTCAATAGTCAATGGTTTTCTTGTCTCCTTACATCCCTAGTGCTTTTTGCAAAAAATAAATTATGAAATCGAAGAATTTTTATGAATAAGTGGGCAATTTTAAGCGGGATTGAGGGTAATTTGGCAGCTTATGAAGCTGTGATGGCAGACATTAAGCGCCAAGGTGATGAAATACAAGCTTTATATATTTTGGGTGATTTGGTGGGGCCAAGACCAGAAGTAGAAAAAGTTGTAGAACGAGTCCGCAACCCACGAAACGGCGAGTTAGAACCTCTGGTTTGTAAAGGTTGGTGGGAAGAACAGTGCTGCATTTTGCATGGTCTTGGCCCTACTGGCGAGGCTGATGATTTGTTAGCGCAGTATGGCGGAGAAACGGTTAAGTTACTTTGGGATTCTGTTTCTCGTCAGACGGTGCAATGGTTAAGAACTCTAGATTTTGGTTTTTTTGAACTAGATTGTTTATTAATTCACGGTACGACTGTATCAATTGATGAAGCATTAACCCCCGATACTTCGCCAATTCAAATGCTTGACCGTCTGGCGAGAATGCAGGCAAGTAATTTATTTTGTGGTCGTTCTGGTTTAGCTTTTCAATATCACTTGCAAGCTGGTTCTGTAACTACAGGTATCACAACTCTTGATAATCCAAAATCACCTGAAACTATGACCATTTCTCCACGCCAGATAATTGGAGTGGGTAATGTAGGCAGAACACCAGGTGTAGCAACATATACTCTCTATACTCCGGCGACGAACTACGTAGAATTTAAAACTATCCGTTATGGTGTCGGTCAAGGATTTCAGCATAATTCCGTTAAAGCTATCTCATCTTAAAGTGCGTTATACCAAATTAAGATGAAGCTGTATAGAATAATTGAACGCAGATGCACGCAGCGAAAAGTTCTGTAGGAGGGTTTCCCTCCGTAGGAAACTTTTCAAGACAGAGAAACGCGGATAAATCAACGGATTTTATATTATGTGCAACCTCATATAAAATTGGTATTACAGATAAAAATATATCCAAAATGTAGGGTGCGCCAGTGCGATAGAACCTAACTATACTCAGAGATTATTCATGCTGACGCACCCTACTAAAGCATCAATTTCGGATAATTTATTTTCTGGTGTTGCTAAATTAACTATAGTCACATCAGATGATTTTGTATCTATCCTGCGTAGTAAATATATAAGTTTGATTTCTGTCTCCAGATTTATGAATTATTAGCAGACAGTGCTTATAGTTAAGTTCTTAG contains:
- a CDS encoding sensor histidine kinase, coding for MNNIKKNWINIDPFSLQLRLTVGMASFSALVLGSLATWTSWKMQQILIDSRKHEVEQIAKRLPQDLQIYSRMMQPEMSLQKAINNFANTNTLIWFKNSNNEILSKTENLDLLPDSLVAKLMKLTQMPIKAQVYQIDPSYFVVCGTSIKVQGKLLGELFVVKDITREQTMFVAMVRNLGITSILAIIILTVAIAFYIRRSLQPLRQLSQMTAVISAEDLGQAQLYLDNAPSEVKELAQTLTMLLSRLAQSWEQEREFVSNVSHELRTPLTIVYGYLQSVLRRQNNLTPLQQEALEIAASEAERTIRLLQDLLDLARADSGYLYFQMKTYVLNDIVAEIVVMAEKYSDRLITIESTISPIEVKVDYSRFKQVLLNLIDNAVKYSEADTPITFKLDQLQDTAIIQVCDQGYGIPLQHQARIFERFYRIDESRSQATGGCGLGLSIVKTLVEGMGGSVSVQSKLGEGSIFTIILPR
- a CDS encoding DUF2808 domain-containing protein, yielding MKSLIYGSLSALILSTSAVAIATPVKHEQSGSNINKLSQVALNVNVPHITNSGVRNGNHFIRLAVVGMSLQDLMISLPSQMERFNGVRIRDESGKAISAKTEISKENLSITFDEPVTSGASVEVELTGVRRNSLGQDVLLYGVTARRVGLTGDIPVGTARIDIYDKN
- a CDS encoding response regulator transcription factor, producing MTAHILLVEDEVKLARFVELELSSEGYKVSVAHDGITGLTLARESTPDLAVLDWMLPGLSGLEICRRLRATGNSIPVILLTARDEVSDRVAGLDAGADDYVVKPFSIEELLARIRAHLRRTQETDEDLLQFEDLSLNRRTREVFRGNRAIELTAKEFDLLEYLLSHPRQVFTRDQILEKVWGYDFMGDSNIIEVYIRYLRLKLEEHNEKRLIHTVRGVGYALREYPNK
- a CDS encoding mechanosensitive ion channel family protein; translation: MIQWLLPIGLPIFALITGLISEKFIINKFKNFVYKKEIPGSHIIFKSLQGMLLTWFILAGILGAVIAAPLKPDFTNLLQKIITIFFLSSLTLVLARLVSGFIRLYTYRTERATASLISNLAKATVLVLGCLILLQTLGIEITPIITTLGIGGLAVGLALQDTLANLFSGFHLIISKQVRTGDYVKLDAGQEGYVTDISWRNTTIKEFSNNVIIVPNSKLASAIFTNYHLPAKEITLTMNVGVSYDSYLDQVERVTVEVAKEVMQEIAPELKEHEPYIRFHTFGDFSIDFTLYMRVNEYFDQRIGKHLFIKKLHKRYQENGISIPFPVRNVYIQDPNNN
- a CDS encoding GTP-binding protein, whose product is MNLPIITVVAGLTGSGKTTWICQQIRNTTSHENIIYFSPGTGKVPIDHTRIAAEFPKVKVFSDGQEIEFLSELATAGNAYIEIGFYLELSAIQTILDNLPYQAVAVLPANLPNSEYHTWAKKIIIGADINATIIPTQMWRVPSNGQVIDEDSLKEFWYEITHGAYGVVNRAKGIFDVADGRSLYADFVAGIPTTDFLELDLPRHLAGRPQRFSGIEVLGKNLDESAMRQTLADCYLTDAAIAQYQEQVTQILLEEGSE
- a CDS encoding metallophosphoesterase family protein is translated as MKIAVMSCIHSNYEALDAVLLDIDQQKADQIYCLGDLVGYGPYPNAVVAQIRSLDIPTCVGCWDEDIVEGLNSCECSYPSLLAEKRGKLAHEWTHKELHQENQEFLAQLPHTLRQDNLVFVHGSPQSNHEYLLPELDAFAALERVFSTDADVLFCGHTHVPYVRTLDAGNLQVSVKGVGIEQKAINFSASVKRIVNVGSVGEPRHGRPNATYAIYDTDTQEVNLREVPYDYQKTCAAIIEQGLPPIFAWRLAQGLEYAERADDPTHVCTR
- a CDS encoding metallophosphoesterase family protein — translated: MNKWAILSGIEGNLAAYEAVMADIKRQGDEIQALYILGDLVGPRPEVEKVVERVRNPRNGELEPLVCKGWWEEQCCILHGLGPTGEADDLLAQYGGETVKLLWDSVSRQTVQWLRTLDFGFFELDCLLIHGTTVSIDEALTPDTSPIQMLDRLARMQASNLFCGRSGLAFQYHLQAGSVTTGITTLDNPKSPETMTISPRQIIGVGNVGRTPGVATYTLYTPATNYVEFKTIRYGVGQGFQHNSVKAISS